In Chitinophaga oryzae, the sequence GGTGCTATGAGTTTATCCGGCCTCTTTCCTATCGACAAATGGAACTTCCGGTCCCGGTCCGTGTTGAGCAACCTGCCGGCAGAGGAGTATGCTGCCCTCACTTCACTGATGACCACCCAGCGTTATAACAAAGGAGAAGTCATATTCCGGGAAGGCGCGCCCGCCTTCGGCATCTACTATATTCAAAAAGGAAAGGTAAAAAAATACAGGACCGATAAAGCAGGGAACGAACAGATCATCTATGTGGCCAACACCGGTGAACTGGTAGGCTACCACGCTATCCTTGCCGGGGGCAGGTACCCCGACAGTGCCGCCACGCTGGAAGAAAGCACTATCGCTTTTATCCCTAAAGACGATTTCCTGCAGCTGCTGAGCCGCTCTGCCAGCCTCGCGCGGCGGTTGCTCAAAACGCTGAGCCACGAATTTACGGTACTGACCAACAGTATTTCCGCTTTCACCCATCGTTCCGTACAGGAGCGGTTAGCTATCACCCTGATTGTTTTACGGGAAAAATTTAAAGACGAAACACCTGCGGGAGAAGACATTCTCATCCAGGTGCCCCGCACCGACCTGGCCAATATGGTAGGTACCGGCGTGGAAAATGTGACCCGCTTTTTATCCGCTTTCAAACAGGCCGGCGTACTGACTATTTCCGGTAAAAAAATCTGTATCACCGACGTAAAAAAGCTGGTGGACCTTTCCGGCTGCGGCGAGCCGTTACCATCATAAATTTATTTTCCTGGCGAAATCTTATATGTGCCTGCTTTTGCACGGAAAGACGATGCATTTTTCCCGGCAACGATATCGATGACGCTTACGGTGTTACCTCTCTCATCCTGCACATTCCAGCAGCCCGGCGCAAGACCGGTCAGCACAACTTCGTAAGCCTGATCGCCGGGAATAGTGAGCGGGAATGCTGTATCTATCAGCGCTGGACCGGAGGCCATCACAACTATACGGTTGCCGATGGTAACCACATAACGCTGTGCCGCCTCATAGTAGCTGACCGGCAGCGGTGCGGCATTGTCGCGGGCCATCTGGAAAACCGTCAGAAAGCGGTCGTGCACGCGTGCTGCTTTGGGCGATACCATGATCCGGTACACCGCCGGAGAGTTTACCACATAAGGATGCCCGAAAGTACTGGTGGCGCTGTCTCCGCTCAGTATATCCGGCTGCCGGTTGTCCGGCGCCGGCAGTAACATATTTACATGCGTTTTGCCTGTGATGCCGTTTACCGTGTTGTGTAAGATGAAACCGGTGTTGGTCTGTTCCGGCTGCTGGCAGGTGGTGATCTGCCAGTATTTTTTGAAAGACGCCTGTGCCGTGGTCATATCATCCGTAAGGATGATCGCTGCGGGCACGTCATCACGACCGAGATCAAGGAAACAGAAGCCGCGGGTGTATTGCTGCATTTTGGCGGTGTAGGCGGCGGTGAGGTCTGCTTTAAAGTAGCTGTAGCCCGGCTGTGCCGCGGAAGGCGGCGCATAGCCCGCAGAGGCAACGGCGCCATAGTTAAACCAAGGGTCCGTAACCGTTTCCTGTGGCGTGACAGGGAAACGCTGACTGAAGCGGGAGCCGCCATCGTTAGCTTCGGTCCGGAACAGCAGTGGTTCCGCCGGGTCAACGGCCAGCAGCATGCTGTGGGAAACGGAGCGTTTATTGAAATTAAAGTCATAGGGCGTGCCATAAGAGAGGTACAGTCCTATATGGCCCAGCTGCATACCGTGATAGTATATTTCCAGCGCGCCGGCATCGGCATGTTGATGGTTGCCGAAGTGATAACCGCCGCCTTTGATCTGCGCGATCACATCGTTGCTGTTGGGCTGGTTGTTCCATCCCGTACGGGCAATCATACTGCCAATGACGTGGCCGTAGTCTTTCGTCAGCGGCAGAGAGGCGAGGCTGGTGTCCGGTTTAAGTGCCGGGTCGTTTAGCAGCAGGAACAATACGGGGTTATCCGGCAGCCCTCCTTGCCTTTCGAATTCCGCTTTCAGCACCGGATCATCGGCGTAAGCGTAACTGAGCAGCATGGTCTGCGGTTGTTTCCAATAGCCGGCCCTGCGGTGGGCACGCACACTGAACATATCGCCATCATGCAGCATGGTACCGTCGGGCAGGCGCATATAGAGCCACCAGTAAGGCAGGTCTTTGATGTTATCATCGAAAACGGGCCGGCCGGTCATCCGTTTGAACAGCCAGGCCGCATGCATTTCCCATCCGAAACGGTAAGCGCCGTAGTCTACGCCCTGATTATGCCGTGGCGATGCGTATTCAAATTTCCGCATGGGCGCCAGTTGCTCCAGGATGATGTAGGAGGCGTACCGGTAAGGCAGCGGGTCTTCATCATACACAGCGATGCTCATGGCCAGCAGATCGCGGTTGACCTGCGCTTCGTTACCATGGCCATTAATAGCGCTGTTGTCAAAGGGAGGCCATCCTATTTCCATTTCGCGGGCCTGTCGCATCATGTGGTAGCGTAACGTTCGTCTGGCGGACGTGTCCATCAGCGGGTAACACCAGTCGTATACCAGCGCGCCGGTGTAGATGGCGCGGCCCACTTCGCGGGTAATGTCTCCGTATTTCACATTTCCGAATTCCAGCATGACCAGGTAATGGGTGATCAGCTCCACCGCCTGTCTGCCGATGGCGGTGTCTCCGGTCATGAGGTAATAAAAGGCTTTATTTTCTGCCGCCTGTTCCAGTGCGGCGTTATAGAACACTTCTTTTTGCGGATCAAAGGCGAAGGCAAACGGTTGTAGCGCCGCCGCCTTCACTTTCTCCCATGCCGTTTTATTTTCTCCTGTGAGTAAGCGCGACTTTATCACCGGCAGCGATTCTTCGTTTAGCCATAAGCGTGGTCTTCCCGGAAGCGGCACGACGGCAGGCTTATATTGCTGCGCAGCAACCGGTACGGCAGGTGGCACATAAGGCCTGAAAGCGATGTATTGCAGGCGGATATTTTTGGGCAGCCATATTTTCACCTGTTGCCGGGTTGTGGAAAAGTCGAATTTACCGGCTGTCTGTAAAGAATGGTTCCAGCTGTCGAATACGATGCGCCGGGTGGGCCGTTGGCCGGGGAACTGTATTTTAATGCGGGATGTTTCCACTTTCCCGATTTTCACGAGGGAGTCGAGGTTTTGGGCGGTAGTGGCGCAGGTGATCATTTCGTAGGTGCCTGTCCGTGGCAGGCTGACCTGGAACACAAGATCGGCAGGGGTATGACTACTGTCTATGGCAGATGGCCGGTCAGGTTTCAGCGCTACCCATCTTATCTTGCCCGTGCCTTTCACCAGCTCCGCTGTATGCCGGTTGATTTTTGCTTTATCCACATTCCATTGCAGTTGTTGTGATGCGGCGATGCTCCACCAAAGCAGTCCCGAAAGCATGAGAAGAAGACGCCTGCTGTTATTGACAATACACATGTTGGTTGATAATTACATTCACAGATAACGAAGCCGTTACAATGATAGATACATTTTGTATACAAAACAATAAAAATTAAGTAAACAAATTTGTCTTATCAGGCAAAGACAATAAGCGTATTAAGTACCTTACAAAGAGATCATTTCACAATCTTGCCTATCAAAAAATAGTGACGTCATTTTTTTTGGAAATAATTTTTTGTTTACAAAATAAATGTATATTCGTATACAAATAGAGTAGAGATCCATCCGGCGGACCACTGGTTTTCCGGACCATAAAGCAAACATCAACCAATCAAACCGGCATCCTCCCGGCTGCCGATTGAATTACAGTATCATACCAGCAATACCATTTTACAGGATCATCAGCCGAAGGCTGATACAGGATTTGTATGTGAGCAACTGAACAACGAGCGGCATGCTGGTAACCAGGACCTAAGCAACCAACATCAACGCCAGCCACCACGGCCTGCGGGATTTTATAACCTGTAATTTAAAAATATGGTTTTCAACATCCGTACCAGGAGTAATACTGACCAGTTCAGACCTGGTATCCTGAGATTGTCACTCACGGCAGCGCTCTCCTTGCTCCTGCTGCTCCTATGCCATTCCCGGACGCTCGCAGCGGCCGACACGCTACGTGTAACCGGCACCGTTACCGACAGTACCGGCGCTCCTATGCCGGGGGTGCTGGTGAAAGTAAACGGCACCTCACAGGCTACCACCACCGACGCCTCCGGACACTTCCTGCTGAAACAGGTGCCGGCAGGCGCCACCATCCTGTTCAGCATGATGGGCTATCTGCCGCAGGAAGTAAAAGCCGGCAGCACCCCGCTGTATATCCGCCTGCGGCCAGGCGTCCGGCTGCTGGACGAAGTAGTGGTCACCGACGGCTACCGCGTCACCACCCGCGCCGCCAACACCAGCGCCATCGGCACCATCAGCGGCCAGGCACTGGAAAACAAACCTTTTTCCACCTTCATGCAAAGTATGCAGGGAAAAATAGCAGGCGTATCAGCGCCACTTACCAGCGGCCAGCCCGGCGCCAATGTCAGCATCCGTATCAGGGGCGTAGGGTCGCTCTCCCTCTCCTCCGATCCGCTGATCGTGGTAGATGGCATGATTGTCAATTCCGGCCAGCTCTCCGGCGCCGTGACCACCTCCAACGCCCTCGCCGGCATCAACCAGAACGACATCGAAAGCATCGACGTACTGAAAGATGCCGCCGCCACCGCGCTGTATGGCTCCCGCGGCAGCACCGGCGTGATCGTCATCACCACCAAAAGAGGTAAAACGGGAAAAACACAGGTCAGAGCCGACGCCGAAGGCGGCGTAGCCAGCCAGCTCCCACTCCCGCATGCCGGCCGTCCGCTCAACGCTGCGCAATACGCCGAACTGTTCCGCGAAGGCCTGCGCAACTCCGGTTATACAGATGCGCAGATCACCGACCTCGCTGATAAATATGGGCTCAACAGCGGAAAAAGCAACGACTGGTACGACCTCGTGACCCGCACCGGCCGTCAGCAACAGTACAACGTTAGCCTCAACAGCGGCACCGAAAAAACAAAACTGTTCGCCTCCGCCGGTTATTTCGATCAACAGGCCACCACCATCGGCGCAGACTTCAAACGCATCTCCGGCCTCATTAACTTCGATCACCAGATCAACAAACGTTTTCTGCTGTCTGCCGGCGTCAACGTATCCAATGTAGACCAGAACACCCCCTATAGCACCCAGTACTCCGGCAACCCCACCTGGGCAGCACGCGCACTGCGTCCTTTCCAGCTCGCCTACAACGACAATGGCGCCGTAAACACCGCCACCGCCGGCAATACTAATTTTCCGGGCATCTACAATCCTTTGTGGATCGCTGAAAACGATAGTAAACGACTGTCCGAAACGAGAATGCTCGGCAATGCCAAACTCAAATGGAACATCTGGGACAAACTTGTATACACCAGCTACTTCAGCATCGATTATAACACCATGGAGGAAACCATCTTCCTTAACCCGGTCATGGGCGACGGCGTTTCCGCCGGCGGCACCAGCAAAAACTACTATTCCCGCTACACCAACTGGCTTACCCGCAACCAGCTGGACTATCGTTATGATATTCCGGGCTATGATAATTTTTACGTGACCGCCTCCGTCGGTTACGAGGCACAGAAATCCAAAAAATACCTGCTGGCAGCCGTCGGCAGCGGATTCCCTTCCT encodes:
- a CDS encoding SusC/RagA family TonB-linked outer membrane protein, which codes for MVFNIRTRSNTDQFRPGILRLSLTAALSLLLLLLCHSRTLAAADTLRVTGTVTDSTGAPMPGVLVKVNGTSQATTTDASGHFLLKQVPAGATILFSMMGYLPQEVKAGSTPLYIRLRPGVRLLDEVVVTDGYRVTTRAANTSAIGTISGQALENKPFSTFMQSMQGKIAGVSAPLTSGQPGANVSIRIRGVGSLSLSSDPLIVVDGMIVNSGQLSGAVTTSNALAGINQNDIESIDVLKDAAATALYGSRGSTGVIVITTKRGKTGKTQVRADAEGGVASQLPLPHAGRPLNAAQYAELFREGLRNSGYTDAQITDLADKYGLNSGKSNDWYDLVTRTGRQQQYNVSLNSGTEKTKLFASAGYFDQQATTIGADFKRISGLINFDHQINKRFLLSAGVNVSNVDQNTPYSTQYSGNPTWAARALRPFQLAYNDNGAVNTATAGNTNFPGIYNPLWIAENDSKRLSETRMLGNAKLKWNIWDKLVYTSYFSIDYNTMEETIFLNPVMGDGVSAGGTSKNYYSRYTNWLTRNQLDYRYDIPGYDNFYVTASVGYEAQKSKKYLLAAVGSGFPSSHEDLTALSNAATPTGAYGQFSNYAFTSLYSSAGINYRNKYALNGSYRRDGSSRFPSNNRNAGFYSIGGTWNVHEENFFQQQQILSSLKIRSSYGTTGNANLGNYDWMPQASYSSSYSYAGYNGSQYSIVGNTDLRWETSKKFDAGADIGFNNDRFMLTIDYYYNNIDGLIRAVNTSLTTGFGAVSQNVGAMVNKGWEFTIKGDVLKYKHFNWYANFNLALNKNEITRLPKGTLERNDMFYLKEGYSFNNYYLKEFAGVDPQTGSPMYYTDGGHSATTTDISKASYVIQDKQSVPKYAGGFNNTFTYKGISLSVDFNYNLGYWVYGASDIYFTSGAYYTYNKYQFIYDRRWTTPGQQTDVPKFSTTTDNSVSTYRLYRGDHIRLQNISIGYDFSQLPLAKRVGVNKLYVYGRGTNLWTKTFDDRLPFDPEVSYSGFDYQNMQKYKTFTFGINVGF
- a CDS encoding Crp/Fnr family transcriptional regulator, encoding MSLSGLFPIDKWNFRSRSVLSNLPAEEYAALTSLMTTQRYNKGEVIFREGAPAFGIYYIQKGKVKKYRTDKAGNEQIIYVANTGELVGYHAILAGGRYPDSAATLEESTIAFIPKDDFLQLLSRSASLARRLLKTLSHEFTVLTNSISAFTHRSVQERLAITLIVLREKFKDETPAGEDILIQVPRTDLANMVGTGVENVTRFLSAFKQAGVLTISGKKICITDVKKLVDLSGCGEPLPS